A genomic segment from Glycine soja cultivar W05 chromosome 18, ASM419377v2, whole genome shotgun sequence encodes:
- the LOC114395360 gene encoding regulatory-associated protein of TOR 1-like isoform X2, with product MKVPNMNMKTGCVALVLCLNISVDPPDVIKISPCARMECWIDPFSMAPQKALESIGKTLSSQYERWQPKARYKCQLDPTVDEVKKLCTTCRKYAKSERVLFHYNGHGVPKPTANGEIWVFNKSYTQYIPLPISELDSWLKTPSIYVIDCSAAGMIVNFFIELHEWSPSNSSVSQRDCILLAACEAHETLPQSAEFPADVFTSCLTTPIKMALRWFCTRSLLRESLVNSLIDKIPGRPNDRKTLLGELNWIFTAVTDTIAWNVLPHDLFQRLFRQDLLVASLFRNFLLAERIMRSANCSPVSHPMLPPTHQHHMWDAWDMAAELCLSQLPSLVEDPNSEFQRSTFFTEQLTAFEVWLDHGSEHKKPPEQLPIVLQVLHSQCHRFRALVLLGRFLDMGPWAVDLALSVGIFPYVLKLLQTTTPELRQILVFIWTKILALDKSCQVDLVKDGGHIYFIKFLDSMEAYPEQRAMAAFVLAVIVDGHRRGQEACIEAGLIHVCLKHLQSSCPNDSQTEPLFLQWLCLCLGKLWEDFSEAQTIGLQEDATTIFAPLLSEPQPEVRASAVFALGTILDVGFDSCRSVGGDEECDDDDKFRAEVSIVKSMLGVASDGSPLVRAEVAVALARFAFGHNKHLKSIAAAYWKPQANSLINSLPSLANIKGSVGGYAKQNQHMPYGSIVSPQIGPIRVGNDNSPVIRDGRVSSSSPLAGSGIMHGSPLSDDSSHHSDSGILNDGFSNGVVNHTGPKPLDNALYSQCVLAMCTLAKDPSPRIANLGRRVLSIIGIEQVVAKPLKFSGVRTAESTASPLARSSSWFDMNGGHLPLTFRTPPVSPPRPSYITRMRRVCSLEFRPHLMDSPDSGLADPLLGSGGASGTSDRSFLPQSTIYSWSCGHFSKPLLTAADDSEEASARREEREKFALEHIGKCQHSAVSRLINPIAKWDIKGTQTALLQPFSPIVIAADENERIRIWNHEEATLLNSFDNHDFPDKGISKLCLVNELDDSLLLAASSDGNIRIWKDYTLKGKQKLVTAFSSIHGHKPGVRSLNAVVDWQQQCGYLYASGEISSIMLWDVDKEQLVNSKSSSSDCSVSVLAASQVHGGQFAAGFVDGSVRLYDVRTPDMLVCGLRPHTQRVEKVVGIGFQPGLDQGKIVSASQAGDIQFLDIRNHSSAYLTIEAHRGSLTALAVHRHAPIIASGSAKQFIKVFSLEGDQLGTIKYYPTLMAQKIGSVSCLNFHPYQVLLAAGAADACVCIYADDNTQAR from the exons ATGAAAGTTCCAAACATGAAC ATGAAGACTGGATGTGTAGCTCTAGTATTATGTTTAAACATTAGTGTCGATCCTCCAGATGTAATAAAGATATCCCCTTGTGCCAGAATGGAGTGCTGGATAG ATCCTTTTTCTATGGCACCACAAAAGGCATTGGAGTCAATTGGAAAAACTTTGAGCAGTCAGTATGAAAGATGGCAACCAAAG GCCCGCTATAAATGTCAACTTGATCCGACAGTGGATGAGGTGAAGAAGCTTTGTACTACTTGTCGTAAATATGCAAAGTCGGAAAGAGTTTTATTCCATTACAATGGGCATGGTGTGCCAAAACCAACTGCTAATGGTGAAATTTGGGTCTTCAATAAG AGTTATACACAGTATATTCCCTTACCTATCAGTGAACTTGATTCCTGGCTGAAGACCCCATCAATTTACGTCATTGATTGCTCTGCGGCTGGGATGATTGTGAATTTCTTCATTGAG CTTCATGAATGGAGTCCTTCCAACTCCTCTGTGTCCCAAAGGGATTGCATTCTGCTTGCAGCATGTGAAGCACATGAGACTTTGCCTCAGAGTGCAGAATTCCCAGCTGATGTGTTTACATCTTGCCTTACCACACCTATAAAGATGGCATTGCGATG GTTTTGTACTCGTTCATTACTTCGTGAATCACTTGTTAATTCACTTATAGACAAGATCCCTGGCCGTCCAAATGACCGAAAGACACTTCTGGGTGAATTGAATTGGATCTTTACAGCAGTAACTGATACGATTGCCTGGAATGTTCTTCCTCATG ATCTTTTTCAGAGACTGTTCAGACAGGATTTGCTTGTTGCAAGTCTGTTTCGAAATTTTCTACTTGCTGAGCGAATCATGCGATCTGCAAATTGTTCTCCTGTCTCTCACCCAATGTTACCTCCGACCCATCAGCATCATATGTG GGATGCATGGGACATGGCTGCTGAGCTCTGCCTCTCTCAACTTCCATCTTTAGTTGAGGATCCTAATTCTGAATTTCAG CGTAGTACATTTTTCACCGAGCAGTTGACAGCATTTGAGGTATGGCTTGACCATGGTTCTGAACATAAGAAACCACCAGAGCAGTTGCCTATAGTTCTTCAG GTTTTACATAGTCAATGCCATCGGTTTCGGGCTTTAGTACTCCTTGGAAGGTTCCTTGATATGGGGCCATGGGCTGTAGATCTG GCATTATCTGTTGGAATATTCCCATATGTTCTAAAGCTGTTACAAACAACAACACCAGAACTACGACAGATCCTTGTATTCATATGGACAAAGATTCTTGCACTTGATAAG TCATGTCAGGTTGATCTAGTGAAGGATGGTGGTCATATCTATTTTATTAAGTTTCTTGACAGCATGGAAGCATATCCAGAGCAACGCGCAATGGCTGCTTTTGTTTTGGCTGTGATTGTGGATGGTCATAGACGAGGCCAAGAAGCTTGTATTGAAGCTGGTTTGATTCATGTCTGCTTAAAGCATCTTCAGAGTTCATGTCCTAATGATTCACAAACTGAACCCCTTTTCCTTCAGTGGCTTTGCCTGTGTTTGGGGAAATTGTGGGAAGACTTTTCAGAGGCACAAACAATTGGTTTGCAGGAAGATGCCACTACTATATTTGCTCCTCTACTGTCTGAACCCCAGCCAGAG GTTAGGGCTTCTGCTGTTTTTGCACTAGGTACCATTCTTGATGTGGGATTTGATTCATGTAGAAGTGTTGGTGGAGATGAAgaatgtgatgatgatgataagtTTAGGGCTGAAGTTAGTATAGTTAAGAGTATGTTAGGTGTTGCTTCAGATGGTAGTCCATTGGTGAGGGCAGAGGTAGCAGTGG CTCTAGCACGATTTGCTTTTGGCCACAACAAGCACCTGAAATCTATTGCTGCTGCATATTGGAAGCCTCAAGCTAATTCTTTGATTAATTCCTTACCTTCATTGGCTAATATAAAAGGTTCGGTTGGTGGATATGCTAAACAGAACCAACACATGCCTTATGGAAGTATCGTTTCTCCTCAAATTGGTCCTATTAGGGTTGGAAATGACAATTCTCCAGTGATTCGAGATGGCCGCGTGTCTTCAAGCAGTCCTCTCGCTGGTTCAGGAATCATGCATGGATCCCCATTGTCTGATGATTCATCTCATCATTCTGATTCAGGAATTCTGAATGATGGTTTCAGCAATGGAGTGGTTAACCACACTGGACCAAAGCCCTTGGACAATGCATTGTATTCGCAATGTGTACTTGCTATGTGTACTTTAGCAAAGGATCCTTCTCCACGCATTGCAAATCTTGGTCGCCGGGTACTGTCCATAATAGGTATTGAACAAGTGGTTGCAAAACCATTGAAGTTTAGTGGTGTTCGGACTGCTGAATCTACAGCTTCTCCACTGGCTCGTTCATCTTCTTGGTTTGATATGAATGGAG GACACTTGCCACTGACCTTCAGAACTCCTCCAGTCAGTCCTCCTCGCCCAAGTTATATAACTCGAATGCGTAGAGTTTGTTCATTGGAGTTTAGGCCCCACCTGATGGATTCTCCTGACTCAGGATTAGCTGATCCACTCTTAGGTTCTGGTGGAGCTTCTGGGACTTCAGATCGAAGCTTTCTTCCACAATCAACTATATATAGTTGGAGTTGTGGGCACTTTTCCAAACCACTTTTAACTGCTGCAGATGATAGCGAAGAGGCATCAGCCAGAAGAGAAGAGAGGGAAAAATTTGCATTGGAGCACATAGGCAAATGCCAGCACTCTG CTGTTAGCAGGCTAATAAATCCAATTGCTAAATGGGACATAAAGGGTACACAAACAGCATTGCTGCAACCTTTCTCTCCTATAGTGATAGCTGCAGATGAGAATGAACGTATCAG GATATGGAACCATGAGGAGGCTACACTGCTTAACAGTTTTGATAATCATGATTTTCCCGACAAAGGAATTTCTAAGCTCTGCCTTGTAAATGAGCTTGATGATAGCTTGCTTCTTGCTGCTTCAT CTGATGGAAACATTCGGATTTGGAAGGACTATACTCTTAAGGGTAAACAAAAACTTGTCACTGCATTCTCTTCAATTCATGGTCATAAACCTGGTGTGAGGAGTCTGAATGCAGTTGTTGATTGGCAACAACAATGTGGCTATCTG TATGCATCGGGTGAGATATCATCTATTATGCTATGGGATGTTGATAAAGAGCAGCTTGTTAATTCTAAATCTTCATCATCAGATTGCAGTGTCTCAGTGTTG GCAGCATCACAAGTTCATGGGGGACAATTTGCAGCTGGTTTCGTGGATGGTTCTGTTCGACTTTATGATGTCAGAACACCTGATAT GCTCGTCTGTGGATTAAGGCCTCATACACAAAGAGTAGAAAAGGTTGTGGGGATTGGCTTTCAGCCTGGATTAGACCAAGGAAAG ATTGTTAGCGCTTCCCAGGCTGGGGATATCCAATTTCTTGATATAAGAAATCATAGCAGTGCGTATCTTACTATTGAAGCTCATAGGGGTTCACTCACAGCTTTAGCGGTACATAGACATGCTCCAATTATTGCCAGTGGTTCAGCGAAACAATTCATTAAGGTCTTTAGTCTGGAGGGTGATCAACTAGGCACCATTAAATACTATCCTACCCTAATGGCCCAGAAAATTGGTTCTGTAAGCTGCCTCAATTTCCATCCATACCAAGTATTACTTGCTGCTGGTGCTGCAGATGCATGCGTTTGTATTTATGCTGATGACAACACTCAAGCAAGATGA
- the LOC114395360 gene encoding regulatory-associated protein of TOR 1-like isoform X3 translates to MKTGCVALVLCLNISVDPPDVIKISPCARMECWIDPFSMAPQKALESIGKTLSSQYERWQPKARYKCQLDPTVDEVKKLCTTCRKYAKSERVLFHYNGHGVPKPTANGEIWVFNKSYTQYIPLPISELDSWLKTPSIYVIDCSAAGMIVNFFIELHEWSPSNSSVSQRDCILLAACEAHETLPQSAEFPADVFTSCLTTPIKMALRWFCTRSLLRESLVNSLIDKIPGRPNDRKTLLGELNWIFTAVTDTIAWNVLPHDLFQRLFRQDLLVASLFRNFLLAERIMRSANCSPVSHPMLPPTHQHHMWDAWDMAAELCLSQLPSLVEDPNSEFQRSTFFTEQLTAFEVWLDHGSEHKKPPEQLPIVLQVLHSQCHRFRALVLLGRFLDMGPWAVDLALSVGIFPYVLKLLQTTTPELRQILVFIWTKILALDKSCQVDLVKDGGHIYFIKFLDSMEAYPEQRAMAAFVLAVIVDGHRRGQEACIEAGLIHVCLKHLQSSCPNDSQTEPLFLQWLCLCLGKLWEDFSEAQTIGLQEDATTIFAPLLSEPQPEVRASAVFALGTILDVGFDSCRSVGGDEECDDDDKFRAEVSIVKSMLGVASDGSPLVRAEVAVALARFAFGHNKHLKSIAAAYWKPQANSLINSLPSLANIKGSVGGYAKQNQHMPYGSIVSPQIGPIRVGNDNSPVIRDGRVSSSSPLAGSGIMHGSPLSDDSSHHSDSGILNDGFSNGVVNHTGPKPLDNALYSQCVLAMCTLAKDPSPRIANLGRRVLSIIGIEQVVAKPLKFSGVRTAESTASPLARSSSWFDMNGGHLPLTFRTPPVSPPRPSYITRMRRVCSLEFRPHLMDSPDSGLADPLLGSGGASGTSDRSFLPQSTIYSWSCGHFSKPLLTAADDSEEASARREEREKFALEHIGKCQHSAVSRLINPIAKWDIKGTQTALLQPFSPIVIAADENERIRIWNHEEATLLNSFDNHDFPDKGISKLCLVNELDDSLLLAASSDGNIRIWKDYTLKGKQKLVTAFSSIHGHKPGVRSLNAVVDWQQQCGYLYASGEISSIMLWDVDKEQLVNSKSSSSDCSVSVLAASQVHGGQFAAGFVDGSVRLYDVRTPDMLVCGLRPHTQRVEKVVGIGFQPGLDQGKIVSASQAGDIQFLDIRNHSSAYLTIEAHRGSLTALAVHRHAPIIASGSAKQFIKVFSLEGDQLGTIKYYPTLMAQKIGSVSCLNFHPYQVLLAAGAADACVCIYADDNTQAR, encoded by the exons ATGAAGACTGGATGTGTAGCTCTAGTATTATGTTTAAACATTAGTGTCGATCCTCCAGATGTAATAAAGATATCCCCTTGTGCCAGAATGGAGTGCTGGATAG ATCCTTTTTCTATGGCACCACAAAAGGCATTGGAGTCAATTGGAAAAACTTTGAGCAGTCAGTATGAAAGATGGCAACCAAAG GCCCGCTATAAATGTCAACTTGATCCGACAGTGGATGAGGTGAAGAAGCTTTGTACTACTTGTCGTAAATATGCAAAGTCGGAAAGAGTTTTATTCCATTACAATGGGCATGGTGTGCCAAAACCAACTGCTAATGGTGAAATTTGGGTCTTCAATAAG AGTTATACACAGTATATTCCCTTACCTATCAGTGAACTTGATTCCTGGCTGAAGACCCCATCAATTTACGTCATTGATTGCTCTGCGGCTGGGATGATTGTGAATTTCTTCATTGAG CTTCATGAATGGAGTCCTTCCAACTCCTCTGTGTCCCAAAGGGATTGCATTCTGCTTGCAGCATGTGAAGCACATGAGACTTTGCCTCAGAGTGCAGAATTCCCAGCTGATGTGTTTACATCTTGCCTTACCACACCTATAAAGATGGCATTGCGATG GTTTTGTACTCGTTCATTACTTCGTGAATCACTTGTTAATTCACTTATAGACAAGATCCCTGGCCGTCCAAATGACCGAAAGACACTTCTGGGTGAATTGAATTGGATCTTTACAGCAGTAACTGATACGATTGCCTGGAATGTTCTTCCTCATG ATCTTTTTCAGAGACTGTTCAGACAGGATTTGCTTGTTGCAAGTCTGTTTCGAAATTTTCTACTTGCTGAGCGAATCATGCGATCTGCAAATTGTTCTCCTGTCTCTCACCCAATGTTACCTCCGACCCATCAGCATCATATGTG GGATGCATGGGACATGGCTGCTGAGCTCTGCCTCTCTCAACTTCCATCTTTAGTTGAGGATCCTAATTCTGAATTTCAG CGTAGTACATTTTTCACCGAGCAGTTGACAGCATTTGAGGTATGGCTTGACCATGGTTCTGAACATAAGAAACCACCAGAGCAGTTGCCTATAGTTCTTCAG GTTTTACATAGTCAATGCCATCGGTTTCGGGCTTTAGTACTCCTTGGAAGGTTCCTTGATATGGGGCCATGGGCTGTAGATCTG GCATTATCTGTTGGAATATTCCCATATGTTCTAAAGCTGTTACAAACAACAACACCAGAACTACGACAGATCCTTGTATTCATATGGACAAAGATTCTTGCACTTGATAAG TCATGTCAGGTTGATCTAGTGAAGGATGGTGGTCATATCTATTTTATTAAGTTTCTTGACAGCATGGAAGCATATCCAGAGCAACGCGCAATGGCTGCTTTTGTTTTGGCTGTGATTGTGGATGGTCATAGACGAGGCCAAGAAGCTTGTATTGAAGCTGGTTTGATTCATGTCTGCTTAAAGCATCTTCAGAGTTCATGTCCTAATGATTCACAAACTGAACCCCTTTTCCTTCAGTGGCTTTGCCTGTGTTTGGGGAAATTGTGGGAAGACTTTTCAGAGGCACAAACAATTGGTTTGCAGGAAGATGCCACTACTATATTTGCTCCTCTACTGTCTGAACCCCAGCCAGAG GTTAGGGCTTCTGCTGTTTTTGCACTAGGTACCATTCTTGATGTGGGATTTGATTCATGTAGAAGTGTTGGTGGAGATGAAgaatgtgatgatgatgataagtTTAGGGCTGAAGTTAGTATAGTTAAGAGTATGTTAGGTGTTGCTTCAGATGGTAGTCCATTGGTGAGGGCAGAGGTAGCAGTGG CTCTAGCACGATTTGCTTTTGGCCACAACAAGCACCTGAAATCTATTGCTGCTGCATATTGGAAGCCTCAAGCTAATTCTTTGATTAATTCCTTACCTTCATTGGCTAATATAAAAGGTTCGGTTGGTGGATATGCTAAACAGAACCAACACATGCCTTATGGAAGTATCGTTTCTCCTCAAATTGGTCCTATTAGGGTTGGAAATGACAATTCTCCAGTGATTCGAGATGGCCGCGTGTCTTCAAGCAGTCCTCTCGCTGGTTCAGGAATCATGCATGGATCCCCATTGTCTGATGATTCATCTCATCATTCTGATTCAGGAATTCTGAATGATGGTTTCAGCAATGGAGTGGTTAACCACACTGGACCAAAGCCCTTGGACAATGCATTGTATTCGCAATGTGTACTTGCTATGTGTACTTTAGCAAAGGATCCTTCTCCACGCATTGCAAATCTTGGTCGCCGGGTACTGTCCATAATAGGTATTGAACAAGTGGTTGCAAAACCATTGAAGTTTAGTGGTGTTCGGACTGCTGAATCTACAGCTTCTCCACTGGCTCGTTCATCTTCTTGGTTTGATATGAATGGAG GACACTTGCCACTGACCTTCAGAACTCCTCCAGTCAGTCCTCCTCGCCCAAGTTATATAACTCGAATGCGTAGAGTTTGTTCATTGGAGTTTAGGCCCCACCTGATGGATTCTCCTGACTCAGGATTAGCTGATCCACTCTTAGGTTCTGGTGGAGCTTCTGGGACTTCAGATCGAAGCTTTCTTCCACAATCAACTATATATAGTTGGAGTTGTGGGCACTTTTCCAAACCACTTTTAACTGCTGCAGATGATAGCGAAGAGGCATCAGCCAGAAGAGAAGAGAGGGAAAAATTTGCATTGGAGCACATAGGCAAATGCCAGCACTCTG CTGTTAGCAGGCTAATAAATCCAATTGCTAAATGGGACATAAAGGGTACACAAACAGCATTGCTGCAACCTTTCTCTCCTATAGTGATAGCTGCAGATGAGAATGAACGTATCAG GATATGGAACCATGAGGAGGCTACACTGCTTAACAGTTTTGATAATCATGATTTTCCCGACAAAGGAATTTCTAAGCTCTGCCTTGTAAATGAGCTTGATGATAGCTTGCTTCTTGCTGCTTCAT CTGATGGAAACATTCGGATTTGGAAGGACTATACTCTTAAGGGTAAACAAAAACTTGTCACTGCATTCTCTTCAATTCATGGTCATAAACCTGGTGTGAGGAGTCTGAATGCAGTTGTTGATTGGCAACAACAATGTGGCTATCTG TATGCATCGGGTGAGATATCATCTATTATGCTATGGGATGTTGATAAAGAGCAGCTTGTTAATTCTAAATCTTCATCATCAGATTGCAGTGTCTCAGTGTTG GCAGCATCACAAGTTCATGGGGGACAATTTGCAGCTGGTTTCGTGGATGGTTCTGTTCGACTTTATGATGTCAGAACACCTGATAT GCTCGTCTGTGGATTAAGGCCTCATACACAAAGAGTAGAAAAGGTTGTGGGGATTGGCTTTCAGCCTGGATTAGACCAAGGAAAG ATTGTTAGCGCTTCCCAGGCTGGGGATATCCAATTTCTTGATATAAGAAATCATAGCAGTGCGTATCTTACTATTGAAGCTCATAGGGGTTCACTCACAGCTTTAGCGGTACATAGACATGCTCCAATTATTGCCAGTGGTTCAGCGAAACAATTCATTAAGGTCTTTAGTCTGGAGGGTGATCAACTAGGCACCATTAAATACTATCCTACCCTAATGGCCCAGAAAATTGGTTCTGTAAGCTGCCTCAATTTCCATCCATACCAAGTATTACTTGCTGCTGGTGCTGCAGATGCATGCGTTTGTATTTATGCTGATGACAACACTCAAGCAAGATGA